The genomic interval AGTACGACGATGTTAAGCCGGACATCATGACCATGGCCAAAGGGATGGCTTCCGGCGCGCCTATTTCCGGCATCGCCTACCGCGAAGAGCTGGATGCCAAGTGGGGCAAAGGCACGCACGGCGGCACCTACGGCGGCAGTCCGCTCGGCTGCGCTGCGGCAATCTCCACCATCCGGGTCATCAAGGAAGAGGGCCTGGTGGAAAATGCCGTGGTGCGCGGCGAACAGCTGATGGCCGGGCTGAAGAAGCTTCAGCGCAACTATCCGTGTATCGGCGATGTGCGCGGCCGCGGCCTGATGATCGGTATGGAGCTGATGGCCGGCGATAAACCCGACACAGTCCTGCCGGGCAAACTGCTCAAGGAAGTGTATGCGCGCGACATGATGCTGCTTACCTGCGGGATCCGCCGCAATGTGGTGCGCTGGATTCCGCCGCTGGTGGTGACCGAAGCGGAAATCGATGAAGGCCTGAAGATCTTTGAAGAAGCGCTGGAGGCGGCGGTATGCATCTGATTCCCATGCCCGAAGTGTTCTGCGGCTCCGATGCGCTGGAGGCGCTGAGCAGCACACTGGCGCAGGTGAATGCGCAGCGCGTTTTCATTGTGACCGGTCCGCATGTTTCTCAAACGGACGGTTTTGCCGCAATGAAGGCGGTTGCGGAAATGGGCCGCGATGTCGCGGTGTTTAATGAAACGCAAGGCGATCCCTCGGTGGAGCAGGTCACCGAAATGATTGCACAGGCGAAAGCATTCGGCGCGGATGCCGTGATCGGGATGGGCGGCGGCAGTCCGATCGATGCTGCGAAAGTGGTGGCGGCTGCGCTTTTCAATGATCGGAAAGTCGAGGAGATGGTTGGAACGGATTTGGTTCCGAACCGCTGTGCGCCGCTGTTCATTATTCCCACAACGGCCGGTACGGGATCGGAGGCGACGAATATTTCAATCCTGACCGACACCGAAGAGCAGATGAAGAAAGCGGTGATCTCGAATAATATCCTGCCGCATGCCGCTTTTCTAGTGCCGGAGCTGACGGTTTCCATGCCGCCGCGTATTACGTCGATGACCGGGATCGACGCATTCTGCCACGCCACGGAAGCCTATCTTTCCAAACGCCGGAATCCGTACAGCGACGGCATGGCGCTCCGGGCGCTGGGTCTGATTGCCCGGTGGCTGGAAAAAGCCTGCAGTGAGCCGGAAAACCTCGAGGCGCGCGAGGGCATGCTGATGGCGAGTTTTTTTGCGGGGCTGGCTTTCACCAACGCAAGTGTTACGGCGATTCACGCCTTTGCCTATCCGCTGGGCGGACGGTACCACACGCCGCATGGCATGGCCAATGCGCTGATGCTCGCGCCGGTTCTACGGCATAACCTGGACGGCAATGAAGAGCGTTTTGCGGACTTGTCGGAAGCCTTCTGCGGGATTCGCGATGCCGAAACGTTTGTGCCGCAGGTTCAGGCCCTTAAAAAAAATATCGGCCTGCCGATGTCGCTTGAAGATGCAGGCGTTCCGGAAGCCGATCTGGAACCGATGGCCGAAGCGGTATTGGGGGTCACTCGGTTGCTGGAAGTGAATCCAAATCCCATCGGCATAAGCGATGCGTTGCGGATTTATCAGGAAGCATTCAAAGGAGAATAACCATGAGTGATGTGAAGAAAATGTTCATTAACGGGCAATGGGTGGAAGCTCTTTCCGGCGAAACGCGCGAGTCGATCAATCCGGCCAACGGCGAAGTGCTGGCGGCGGTAGCGGAAGGTTCGGCGGCGGATGTGGATAAAGCCGTCGAAGCCGCGAAGGAAGCTTTTTATAACGGACCGTGGGGATCGACCCCGGCGCAGGAGCGTGCGGCCCTGCTGTTTAAACTCGCCGACCTGGTGGATGCGAATGCCGGGGAGCTGGCGGAACTGGAGATGCGCGACAATGGTAAGCCGCTGCGCGAAACGAAGTATGACGTAGCGGATACGGCGGCCTGTTTCCGCTATTATGCCGGACTCTGTACGAAGCCGATGGGCCAGACCTATGAAGTGGCGGATCCTATGCAGGCGATGACGGTGCGTGAGCCGATCGGTGTGGTCGGCCTGATTGTGCCGTGGAACTATCCGCTGTTGATGGCCACGTGGAAAATTGCGCCGGCTTTGGCGGCAGGTAACTGCATTATTTTCAAGCCGGCAGAGCTGACGCCGCTTTCGGCGGTGCGTCTGTTTGAGCTGATTGAAGCCGCCGGATTCCCGAAAGGATCGGCCAACCTGGTGATGGGCGCCGGGGCCTCGGTCGGTGCGCGGATGGCCGAGCATCCGGAAATTGAAAAGATTGCTTTCACCGGCGGCACGGAGACGGGCCGTAAAATCATGATGGCCGCCACAGGCAACCTGAAGAAGATTTCGCTCGAACTCGGCGGTAAATCACCGTGCGTGGTGTTTGAAGATGCCGATATGGATGCCGCGGTGGACTGGGCGCTGTTTGCAATCTTTGCCAATCAGGGCCAGGTCTGTTCCGCGGGATCGCGCCTGCTGCTGCAGGAGAGCATCCACGATGAGTTCGTGGAAAAGCTCGTTGCACGGGCGAAGCAGATCAAGGTGGCTCCGGGCGATGCCGAGGGCGTCGAAATGGCGGCCATGATTTCGGAAGCGCACATGGAAAAGGTGCTGAAGTATATCGAAATCGGCAAGGAAGAGGGGGCCACGCTGCTGTGCGGCGGCGAGCGTTTGACCGACGGCGAGCTGGGCAAAGGCTTCTTTGTTGCACCGACGATCTTTACCGATACAACGCCGGACATGCGGATTGTGCAGGAGGAGATCTTCGGTCCCGTGCTCGCGGTGCAGAAATTTACCGATGATGAAGACGCGGTGCGTCTGGCCAACGATTCCATTTACGGCCTGGCTGGCGGGGTTTTTTC from Verrucomicrobia bacterium S94 carries:
- a CDS encoding aldehyde dehydrogenase family protein: MSDVKKMFINGQWVEALSGETRESINPANGEVLAAVAEGSAADVDKAVEAAKEAFYNGPWGSTPAQERAALLFKLADLVDANAGELAELEMRDNGKPLRETKYDVADTAACFRYYAGLCTKPMGQTYEVADPMQAMTVREPIGVVGLIVPWNYPLLMATWKIAPALAAGNCIIFKPAELTPLSAVRLFELIEAAGFPKGSANLVMGAGASVGARMAEHPEIEKIAFTGGTETGRKIMMAATGNLKKISLELGGKSPCVVFEDADMDAAVDWALFAIFANQGQVCSAGSRLLLQESIHDEFVEKLVARAKQIKVAPGDAEGVEMAAMISEAHMEKVLKYIEIGKEEGATLLCGGERLTDGELGKGFFVAPTIFTDTTPDMRIVQEEIFGPVLAVQKFTDDEDAVRLANDSIYGLAGGVFSENGTRAMKFIKKLRAGITWINCYHPTYSEAPWGGYKQSGIGRDLGTYGFDEYTEVKQININLEPGPVGWFEG
- a CDS encoding iron-containing alcohol dehydrogenase codes for the protein MHLIPMPEVFCGSDALEALSSTLAQVNAQRVFIVTGPHVSQTDGFAAMKAVAEMGRDVAVFNETQGDPSVEQVTEMIAQAKAFGADAVIGMGGGSPIDAAKVVAAALFNDRKVEEMVGTDLVPNRCAPLFIIPTTAGTGSEATNISILTDTEEQMKKAVISNNILPHAAFLVPELTVSMPPRITSMTGIDAFCHATEAYLSKRRNPYSDGMALRALGLIARWLEKACSEPENLEAREGMLMASFFAGLAFTNASVTAIHAFAYPLGGRYHTPHGMANALMLAPVLRHNLDGNEERFADLSEAFCGIRDAETFVPQVQALKKNIGLPMSLEDAGVPEADLEPMAEAVLGVTRLLEVNPNPIGISDALRIYQEAFKGE